From Candidatus Binataceae bacterium:
GACAGGACCTCGACGGCGGCCGGATTGGGCTCGAAGGCGACTACCTTGCCCGATGGTCCCGTCCAATGGGCGAACTGCAGAACGTACACTCCCACATTGGCGCCGACATCAAAGCAAACGGCTCCCGGCTTTACCCTTTGGCGCAGAAAATCCGCGACGGGAGCGTCGTACTCGTGGGCGAGACGGCGGCGCTGGCGCGGATCGATACGAAAGCCGACTGAGTTGATTTCCCAGGCAATCCCCCGCCCGCCGCTGACCAAACTAAGCGCGCTTTCGTAAGCGGGGCGCAGGACTCGAATCGGCCAGCTGTCCCGGCCGATTGCACCGGCCAATGCGCGTCCCAAACGCTGGGCACTCGCGCTCAGCCCTGAATCGGAAAAGCCCATAAACGTTAGCCTTCGGTATAGTCGAGGCGCGCTCCCGGGGGCAAGCTGGATCGCGACGGCCGCGCGGTTCGCGGTCTCGGGCAGGCCGATTGCGGTCTGCTTTACGCGGAAGGGACGGCTGCGAAGGGGTTGATGCACCGCACGCCGCTTCGTTCGATGTCTTTGAGGTTTCGAGTCGCGACAACGAGCCCGTGGGTTTGAGCGGTGGCGGCCAGCAAAGCATCAACCACCGGAAGACTGTCGCGAGCGTTCAACCGCCCCCAGTTCTGCGCCACTTCCTCGTCCACCGGCAGTATGCGATCAGCAAACGAGTGCAGCAATTCTTCAAGCCATTGCTCCAGTCTGTCAGCCCGGCGAGCGCTGCGTAGCCTCAGGCGCTCGATGCCCTGACGTATCTCGCCCACAACCAGCACGCTCAAAAACAATTCCTCATCGCCAACCTGCTGGTACCAGGCGGCAACCCGGGGGTTGCATCGCTGGCCTTTCCCAACCTCCGAAATGACGTTGGTGTCGATCAGATACATTCGATCTCGA
This genomic window contains:
- a CDS encoding type II toxin-antitoxin system VapC family toxin, which codes for MYLIDTNVISEVGKGQRCNPRVAAWYQQVGDEELFLSVLVVGEIRQGIERLRLRSARRADRLEQWLEELLHSFADRILPVDEEVAQNWGRLNARDSLPVVDALLAATAQTHGLVVATRNLKDIERSGVRCINPFAAVPSA